A genomic stretch from Pirellulales bacterium includes:
- a CDS encoding formylglycine-generating enzyme family protein, with translation MLTTNQTWWSRWTVRWHGQNDGAVPEVAPDVSSMEAIERAPAAPLAAPDRASIVESMLAQGRYALLLRRQVVESLSAEQFQRAREALERSMATVPGGVVDIGLRNYEGDAVAEALEQVEPLLLDRYPVTNRQFRQFVEAGGYALEPLWDADIWPTRAELVDSGGAPGPRFWRSGRYPSGEDDYPVVGINWHEAAAYARWAGKRLPDEAEWLKAAAWPIRTGDGQHSQRRFPWGDTIDRGRCNVWGSGPGRTAAVTQFSAGVSVGGVYQLTGNVWEWMNGDFEAFDADGAPLELTIPMKGLRGGAFDTYFEHQASCQSPSGETPLARKHNIGFRCALSACDVALPGATP, from the coding sequence ATGCTGACGACAAATCAAACCTGGTGGTCGCGATGGACGGTGCGCTGGCACGGCCAAAACGACGGCGCCGTTCCGGAAGTCGCGCCCGACGTTTCCAGCATGGAGGCCATCGAACGCGCTCCGGCCGCACCGCTTGCGGCGCCCGATCGCGCGTCGATCGTCGAGAGCATGCTGGCCCAAGGCCGTTACGCGCTCTTGCTTCGCCGCCAGGTCGTCGAGAGTTTATCGGCGGAGCAATTCCAGCGGGCGCGCGAGGCCCTGGAGCGATCGATGGCCACCGTGCCGGGCGGCGTGGTCGATATTGGTCTCCGCAACTACGAAGGCGATGCTGTGGCCGAAGCGCTCGAACAGGTCGAGCCACTGCTCTTGGATCGCTATCCCGTCACGAACCGGCAGTTTCGGCAGTTCGTCGAAGCAGGGGGGTATGCCCTGGAGCCGCTTTGGGACGCCGATATCTGGCCCACGCGGGCCGAGTTGGTTGATTCCGGCGGCGCACCGGGACCGCGCTTTTGGCGCAGCGGCCGATATCCCAGTGGCGAAGACGATTATCCGGTCGTGGGCATCAATTGGCACGAAGCGGCCGCCTACGCACGTTGGGCCGGCAAACGGTTGCCCGACGAAGCCGAGTGGCTCAAAGCGGCGGCCTGGCCGATTCGCACAGGCGACGGACAGCACAGCCAGCGACGCTTTCCCTGGGGCGACACCATCGACCGCGGACGCTGCAATGTCTGGGGATCGGGACCGGGCAGAACCGCCGCGGTCACCCAGTTCTCGGCGGGCGTCAGCGTCGGCGGCGTGTATCAACTGACCGGCAACGTCTGGGAATGGATGAACGGAGACTTCGAAGCCTTCGACGCCGACGGCGCCCCGCTGGAGCTCACGATACCCATGAAGGGCCTCCGCGGTGGGGCGTTCGACACCTACTTTGAGCACCAGGCAAGCTGCCAATCGCCGAGCGGCGAAACCCCGCTGGCCCGCAAGCACAACATCGGCTTCCGCTGCGCCTTGAGCGCGTGCGACGTGGCCCTACCAGGAGCAACGCCATGA
- a CDS encoding LutB/LldF family L-lactate oxidation iron-sulfur protein, translated as MTGDYAQHEHHEFLAASAAALADAQLQGALSQLGDTLGARNRQAFAEMAESGRLRDRARAIKDATLANLAEHIETLEASVVRNGGHVYYADDAAAARQTVLEILQRAGARNVVKSKSMTSEEIHLNAALAERGINVVETDFGEFIIQVAGHRPSHIVAPAIHLRTPQVAEVLSRDAGQPLPADAEQLAAYARRRLRAEFARADAGITGGNFAVAETGTIVLVSNEGNARLTTTLPRVHIALVGIEKVIPRLADLPVFLKVLARAATGQKLSIYTSLITGPRRPGELDGAEEFHLVLLDNGRSSILAGPLRESLFCIRCGACLNACPIFRTVGGHAYGGVYAGPIGAVLTPLYDGLAANHHLPHASSLCGACQAACPVKIAIPEMLIQLRERLHQQPGQLSRSEALAYRVWSITMRHPRLYRLATWLATRVVSRFGSPLAEQADVPQLPPDPQSPPATPPAPRWFAHLPGPFAGWTGTRHFPAPADERFRDWWDREGTKK; from the coding sequence ATGACCGGCGACTACGCGCAGCACGAACATCACGAGTTTCTGGCCGCCAGCGCCGCCGCGCTGGCCGACGCTCAGCTCCAAGGCGCGCTTTCGCAATTGGGCGACACCTTGGGCGCTCGCAACCGGCAGGCGTTTGCCGAGATGGCCGAATCGGGCCGGCTCCGCGATCGGGCCCGCGCCATCAAAGACGCCACGCTGGCCAATCTCGCCGAGCACATCGAGACGCTGGAGGCGAGCGTGGTCCGCAACGGAGGGCACGTATATTACGCCGACGACGCGGCCGCCGCGCGGCAGACCGTGCTCGAAATCCTCCAGCGGGCGGGGGCCCGCAACGTCGTCAAATCGAAGTCGATGACGAGCGAAGAAATTCACCTCAACGCCGCGCTGGCCGAGCGGGGGATCAACGTCGTCGAAACCGATTTTGGCGAATTCATTATTCAGGTTGCCGGGCACCGCCCATCGCACATCGTGGCCCCGGCGATTCACCTGCGCACTCCGCAGGTGGCCGAGGTGCTCAGCCGCGACGCCGGGCAGCCGTTGCCGGCCGACGCCGAGCAGCTTGCCGCCTACGCGCGGCGGCGCCTGCGGGCCGAGTTCGCGCGGGCCGATGCGGGCATCACGGGCGGCAATTTCGCCGTCGCCGAAACCGGCACCATCGTGCTGGTCTCGAACGAAGGCAACGCCCGGCTCACGACCACCTTGCCGCGCGTTCACATCGCGTTGGTCGGCATCGAGAAGGTCATTCCGCGGCTGGCCGACCTGCCGGTGTTCTTGAAGGTGCTGGCGCGTGCCGCGACGGGGCAAAAGCTTTCGATCTACACTTCGCTGATCACGGGCCCGCGGCGGCCGGGCGAGCTCGACGGGGCTGAAGAGTTTCATCTGGTGCTGCTGGACAACGGCCGCTCTAGCATTCTGGCCGGGCCGCTGCGCGAGAGCCTGTTTTGCATCCGTTGCGGGGCGTGCCTGAATGCCTGCCCGATCTTCCGCACGGTGGGCGGTCACGCCTACGGCGGCGTCTATGCCGGACCGATCGGCGCCGTCTTGACGCCGCTCTACGACGGGCTGGCGGCGAACCATCACCTGCCGCACGCTTCCAGCTTGTGCGGCGCGTGCCAGGCGGCTTGTCCGGTGAAGATCGCCATACCCGAAATGCTGATCCAGCTTCGCGAGCGTTTGCACCAGCAACCCGGCCAGCTCAGCCGGAGCGAAGCGTTGGCCTATCGCGTCTGGTCGATCACGATGCGTCATCCGCGGCTCTACCGGCTGGCCACCTGGCTCGCCACGCGCGTGGTGTCACGTTTTGGTAGCCCGCTTGCGGAGCAAGCGGATGTGCCCCAACTTCCGCCCGATCCTCAATCTCCCCCAGCCACGCCCCCAGCGCCACGCTGGTTCGCTCATCTTCCCGGCCCGTTCGCCGGCTGGACCGGCACTCGCCACTTTCCCGCGCCGGCCGACGAGCGGTTCCGCGACTGGTGGGACCGCGAGGGAACGAAAAAATGA
- the thiL gene encoding thiamine-phosphate kinase → METEFLAWLRDRLPPHPCLRLGIGDDAAVVDLGARHDCVITVDLLTEGVDFRLPEASLERTGRKALAVNLSDLAAMAARPLAAVVALALPRARALDIAVGIYQGLLPLAERYHTAIAGGDTNTWEGPLAIGITLIGQTSERGVLRRDGATPGDAIVVSGSFGGSILGKHFDFEPRVNEALSLHNRYDLHAGIDVSDGLSLDLSRLAAASGCGAVLELERVPVAAAAHELARLRNDGVTALEHALSDGEDFELVLAVPRAEAERMVAGPSLGVALTIVGEFVPEPGLWQRSPAGERTPLAPRGYLH, encoded by the coding sequence ATGGAAACCGAATTCCTCGCTTGGCTACGCGACCGACTGCCGCCTCATCCCTGTCTGCGGCTGGGAATCGGCGACGACGCCGCCGTCGTCGATCTCGGTGCTCGCCACGATTGCGTCATCACCGTCGACTTGCTGACGGAGGGCGTCGACTTTCGTCTGCCTGAAGCATCGCTGGAGCGGACCGGCCGCAAGGCGCTGGCGGTCAACCTGAGCGACCTGGCGGCGATGGCGGCGCGTCCGCTGGCGGCCGTCGTGGCGCTGGCCCTGCCACGTGCGCGTGCCCTGGACATCGCGGTGGGAATCTATCAAGGCCTTCTACCACTTGCCGAGCGCTACCACACGGCGATTGCCGGCGGCGACACGAACACCTGGGAAGGGCCGCTGGCGATCGGCATTACGCTGATCGGTCAGACGAGCGAGCGGGGGGTGCTGCGCCGCGACGGGGCGACGCCCGGCGATGCGATCGTCGTCAGCGGCAGCTTTGGCGGCAGCATTCTGGGAAAGCACTTTGATTTCGAGCCACGGGTCAACGAGGCCCTGTCGCTCCACAACCGTTATGATCTGCACGCGGGAATCGACGTCAGCGACGGCCTGTCGCTCGACCTTTCCCGATTGGCGGCGGCCAGCGGCTGCGGGGCGGTGCTCGAACTGGAAAGGGTGCCCGTCGCGGCGGCGGCGCACGAGCTGGCCCGCTTGCGAAACGACGGCGTGACGGCGCTCGAACATGCCTTGAGCGACGGCGAGGATTTCGAGCTGGTGTTGGCTGTGCCACGGGCGGAAGCGGAACGAATGGTGGCCGGTCCGTCGCTGGGTGTGGCGTTGACGATCGTGGGCGAGTTTGTGCCGGAGCCGGGCCTGTGGCAGCGTTCGCCCGCCGGCGAGCGAACTCCACTCGCTCCGCGCGGCTATCTGCATTAG
- a CDS encoding serine/threonine-protein kinase, giving the protein MSEHFDPYHQWLGVPPKDQPPHHYRLLAIDFLEASADVIANAADRQMAHVRTFQTGKHGQESQQLLNQLAAARICLLDAAKKAEYDRRLKSQAEAQKAVSQAPAASGAVGVGSVLGEYELLEPIGHGAIGEVYKAVHRRLRRIVAIKVVNAAASSQEALGRFQREVKLAGMLTHPNIVAALDANESGGHHYLVMEYVPGQDLAALLSQHGPMPLEQTLDVVLQTARGLEYAHAHGVVHRNIKPGNLLLSIDGVVKVLDMGLARYDDAEGGPQLTQAGQTMGTVDYMSPEQAADARLADPRSDVYSLGYTMYRLLTGQVPYAAKNVVMKALAHAQSPIPALRAARPDLPEWLEAVYQRMVAKTPGDRYAGMSEFIAAVEACRWGRNSSAAVAVSTPPAAAASRPSAVPDKPPYRRRRNDATAIVAIGAALVIVVGGLLALWLS; this is encoded by the coding sequence ATGTCCGAACATTTCGACCCGTATCACCAGTGGCTGGGAGTTCCGCCCAAGGACCAACCGCCGCATCACTATCGGCTACTGGCCATCGATTTCCTGGAAGCCAGCGCCGACGTCATCGCCAACGCGGCTGACCGGCAGATGGCGCACGTCCGCACTTTTCAGACCGGCAAGCACGGCCAGGAATCGCAGCAGTTGCTCAACCAACTCGCCGCGGCCCGAATCTGCCTGCTCGACGCGGCGAAAAAGGCCGAGTACGACCGGCGGTTGAAGTCGCAGGCCGAGGCACAGAAAGCGGTGAGCCAGGCCCCGGCCGCCAGCGGCGCCGTCGGCGTGGGCTCGGTCCTGGGCGAGTACGAGCTGCTGGAGCCGATCGGGCATGGGGCGATCGGCGAGGTTTACAAGGCGGTGCATCGGCGCTTGCGGCGGATAGTGGCGATCAAGGTCGTCAACGCCGCCGCCAGCTCTCAGGAGGCGCTGGGGCGTTTCCAGCGCGAGGTCAAGCTGGCCGGCATGCTCACCCATCCGAATATCGTCGCCGCGCTCGACGCCAACGAGTCGGGCGGCCACCATTATCTGGTAATGGAGTATGTTCCCGGCCAGGATCTGGCGGCCCTGCTTTCGCAGCACGGTCCCATGCCACTGGAGCAGACGCTCGACGTCGTGCTGCAGACGGCCCGCGGACTGGAATATGCCCATGCCCACGGCGTGGTGCATCGCAATATCAAGCCCGGAAACCTGCTGTTGAGCATCGACGGAGTCGTGAAGGTGCTCGACATGGGTCTGGCGCGCTACGACGACGCGGAGGGCGGCCCGCAGCTTACGCAAGCCGGCCAGACCATGGGAACGGTCGACTACATGTCGCCGGAGCAGGCCGCCGACGCGCGACTGGCCGACCCGCGTTCCGACGTCTACAGCCTCGGCTATACGATGTACCGGCTGCTGACGGGTCAGGTGCCCTACGCCGCCAAAAACGTGGTGATGAAAGCGCTGGCGCACGCCCAGTCGCCGATTCCGGCGTTGAGGGCCGCCCGGCCCGATCTTCCGGAATGGCTGGAAGCGGTTTATCAGCGGATGGTGGCAAAAACGCCGGGCGACCGATATGCCGGCATGAGCGAATTCATCGCGGCGGTCGAGGCCTGCCGCTGGGGCCGGAATTCGAGCGCAGCCGTCGCTGTGTCGACACCGCCCGCGGCCGCGGCTTCTCGTCCGTCCGCGGTCCCGGACAAGCCCCCCTATCGCAGGCGCCGCAACGATGCGACGGCGATTGTCGCCATCGGCGCGGCGCTGGTGATCGTCGTGGGCGGGCTGCTGGCGTTGTGGCTGAGCTAA
- the ispH gene encoding 4-hydroxy-3-methylbut-2-enyl diphosphate reductase, whose product MRILLAAPRGFCAGVHMAVDALDRALALFGTPLYVFHEIVHNRHVVERFRGKGAVFVDDLAEVPQGANLMYSAHGVSPAVQRAARDRGLNVIDATCPLVRKVHLEALRFAEQGYTIVLVGHDGHDEVVGTLGYAPERIRLVSSPDDVDRLEFAASDKIAYLTQTTLSVDEVQIIVERLRRRFPQCVGAPKEDICYATQNRQESLKRLLPEADAVLVVGSRNSSNSNRLVEVAREFGCPAWLVDGAAELDADWFAGKQTLVVTAGASAPEDLVADCLRVLCEWFDATVEQHSLREELVEFPLPLEVR is encoded by the coding sequence ATGAGAATCTTGCTGGCCGCACCACGAGGCTTTTGCGCCGGAGTCCACATGGCGGTCGACGCGCTCGACCGCGCCCTGGCGCTGTTCGGCACTCCGCTGTACGTGTTCCACGAGATCGTGCATAACCGCCACGTCGTCGAACGCTTTCGCGGCAAAGGCGCCGTGTTCGTCGACGATCTCGCCGAAGTGCCGCAGGGGGCCAACCTGATGTACAGCGCTCACGGCGTTTCGCCCGCCGTGCAGCGGGCCGCGCGCGACCGCGGGTTGAACGTCATCGACGCCACTTGCCCGCTCGTTCGCAAGGTACACCTGGAGGCGCTGCGGTTCGCCGAGCAGGGATATACGATCGTGCTCGTCGGGCACGACGGTCACGACGAGGTGGTCGGCACGTTGGGATACGCTCCCGAGCGCATACGCCTCGTTTCTTCGCCGGACGACGTCGACCGACTCGAATTCGCCGCCTCCGACAAGATCGCCTATCTGACGCAAACCACCTTGAGCGTGGACGAAGTCCAAATCATCGTCGAGCGGCTGCGACGGCGGTTTCCCCAGTGCGTCGGAGCGCCCAAAGAAGACATTTGCTACGCCACCCAAAACCGTCAAGAGTCGCTCAAGCGGCTGTTGCCCGAAGCCGACGCCGTGCTGGTGGTGGGAAGCCGCAACAGCTCGAACAGCAACCGTTTGGTCGAAGTGGCCCGCGAATTCGGCTGCCCCGCCTGGCTGGTCGACGGCGCCGCGGAACTGGACGCCGATTGGTTCGCGGGCAAGCAAACGCTCGTCGTGACGGCCGGCGCCAGCGCTCCGGAGGATTTGGTGGCCGATTGCCTGCGGGTGTTGTGCGAGTGGTTCGACGCCACGGTCGAACAACATTCGCTGCGGGAGGAATTGGTCGAGTTTCCCTTGCCCCTTGAAGTCCGTTGA
- a CDS encoding hybrid sensor histidine kinase/response regulator, giving the protein MKRDILYVDDEVDNLVVFEATFESTYNVHTASSAAKALDLLGRQSFPVIVADQRMPGMTGAELFEILRRQHPLSKRVMLTGYADSKAMLDAINQGQVYYFLKKPWERHDILSVLSRAIEAYDLSVANMALTERLVAIDRCAALGRSAARIAHEMGNQLCMLPLLELIEERYAEHDELVQTAALARQTYDRLVQLVDEVKSFVRFEQTGIELQPLSLAGVLHELLAFLRYDNTLPHSRLSLRIHAEPSVKGHAVKLQQVLVNLLKNAAYAIRERADGQIVLQLDANRSDAVITVRDNGCGMAPDVAERIWEPFFTTKGDEGNGLGLDIVKGIIEAHGGRIACETAVGRGTTFTVRLPLVMPEETASRPATPISTSNDPGLVALYECVS; this is encoded by the coding sequence ATGAAACGAGACATCTTGTATGTTGACGATGAAGTCGACAATCTCGTCGTCTTCGAGGCGACGTTCGAGTCGACGTACAACGTGCATACGGCCAGCAGCGCGGCGAAGGCCCTCGACCTGCTCGGGCGGCAATCGTTCCCCGTCATCGTGGCCGATCAGCGGATGCCCGGCATGACCGGCGCCGAGCTGTTCGAGATCCTGCGCCGCCAGCACCCGCTCAGCAAGCGCGTGATGCTTACGGGCTACGCCGACTCGAAAGCGATGCTCGACGCCATCAACCAAGGGCAGGTGTATTACTTCCTGAAGAAGCCCTGGGAACGGCACGATATCTTGTCGGTGCTCTCGCGGGCCATCGAGGCCTACGACTTGTCGGTGGCCAACATGGCGCTCACCGAGCGGCTGGTGGCCATCGACCGCTGCGCCGCGCTGGGCCGCTCCGCCGCTAGAATCGCTCACGAGATGGGCAACCAACTCTGCATGCTGCCGCTGCTGGAGCTGATCGAGGAGCGCTATGCGGAACACGACGAGCTGGTGCAAACGGCGGCTCTTGCCCGGCAGACCTACGACCGCCTGGTGCAGCTTGTCGACGAAGTGAAGTCGTTCGTGCGGTTCGAGCAGACGGGGATCGAGCTGCAACCGCTCTCGCTGGCCGGCGTGCTGCACGAGCTGCTGGCTTTCCTGCGCTACGACAACACGTTGCCGCACAGCCGGCTTTCGCTGCGCATCCACGCCGAGCCGTCGGTCAAGGGGCACGCCGTCAAGCTGCAGCAAGTGCTCGTCAACTTGCTGAAGAACGCGGCCTACGCGATTCGCGAGCGGGCGGACGGCCAGATCGTGCTTCAACTCGATGCCAACCGCTCCGACGCCGTCATCACCGTGCGCGACAACGGCTGCGGTATGGCGCCCGACGTTGCGGAGCGCATCTGGGAGCCGTTTTTTACGACGAAAGGCGACGAAGGGAACGGTCTGGGGCTCGACATCGTGAAGGGCATCATCGAGGCGCACGGCGGAAGGATCGCTTGCGAAACGGCGGTCGGCCGTGGAACGACGTTTACCGTGCGGTTGCCCCTCGTCATGCCCGAGGAAACTGCCTCACGGCCCGCCACCCCGATCAGTACCTCCAATGACCCAGGTTTAGTTGCCCTTTATGAGTGTGTGAGTTAG
- a CDS encoding ATP-binding protein yields the protein MFQQRFQPERLGGAYILAMMLSTRLLASLGGLLSVYYVTLMLSFPADVERHFFVAAAWFVSWGIVLSALLGLYYTPHARRALDLLRDGQPVDAELAAKVGAEVVLFPGRQCWRESLIDPIAIVLPICATLRALDGVSIGPLVQTGIAGCLGIAAVLLIAFFMEERWLAPLVRYLVERGVPVDFEAMPAGRLHVRLNICVGGAVVLTAVMIGGLANQRALDIINNPSNQAQAVANLRQHTVIMTLAAAVTGLVLSRLLATSIASRVRLMVDAMKRVQQGLLSERLQTTTTDEIDSLARQFNAMVERLQTNDHTIRDLNVNLEAKVRTRTRQLSKSRRSLKRSLAELEAAYHDLAAMQGQLIHSEKMSSLGQLVAGLAHEINNSINAVYNGIQPLTQSTHRLQGALAPLLAGQPFECGPESRDEIDRLFRRLFSLATVIENGATRTARIIADLKTFSHPGKEDFDDFDLHESLDMCLNLLFSQVKHRIVLERDYGQIDTVHGPHGHLNQVFMNILSNAEQAIEGEGRILVTTRGDGEMIRVSIRDNGPGIPDDVKGRIFDPFFTTKEPGLGTGLGLSISYGIMHKLGGTIACQSSPGDGAEFIVTFPRQAGVHGGDPGLGCRPAGALFPTVGADYETRHLVC from the coding sequence ATGTTCCAGCAGCGTTTTCAACCTGAACGTCTCGGAGGCGCCTACATCCTGGCGATGATGCTCTCCACGCGCCTGCTGGCCTCGCTGGGCGGCCTGCTGAGCGTCTACTACGTGACCCTGATGCTCTCCTTTCCGGCCGACGTCGAACGGCACTTTTTCGTGGCCGCGGCGTGGTTTGTGTCGTGGGGCATCGTGCTCAGCGCCTTGCTGGGTCTGTATTACACGCCTCATGCACGCCGCGCGCTCGACTTGCTGCGCGACGGCCAGCCCGTCGACGCCGAACTGGCGGCAAAAGTCGGAGCCGAAGTCGTCCTCTTTCCGGGTCGACAATGTTGGCGTGAGAGCCTGATCGATCCCATCGCCATCGTTTTGCCGATCTGCGCCACCCTGCGGGCCCTCGACGGTGTTTCCATCGGCCCGCTGGTGCAAACGGGCATCGCCGGCTGCTTGGGCATCGCCGCGGTGTTGCTGATCGCGTTCTTTATGGAAGAGCGCTGGCTGGCGCCGTTGGTGCGCTACCTGGTCGAGCGCGGCGTGCCGGTCGATTTCGAGGCCATGCCCGCCGGCCGGCTGCACGTGCGGCTCAATATCTGCGTCGGCGGAGCCGTGGTGCTGACCGCGGTGATGATTGGCGGACTGGCCAACCAGCGGGCACTGGACATCATCAACAATCCGAGCAACCAGGCCCAGGCGGTGGCCAACCTGCGGCAGCACACGGTCATCATGACCCTGGCGGCGGCGGTCACCGGCCTGGTGCTTTCGCGGCTTTTGGCCACTTCCATCGCTTCGCGCGTGCGGCTGATGGTCGACGCCATGAAACGGGTGCAACAAGGGTTGCTCAGCGAGCGGCTGCAAACCACCACCACCGACGAAATCGACTCGCTGGCCCGACAGTTCAACGCGATGGTCGAGCGGCTGCAGACCAACGACCATACGATCCGCGACTTGAACGTCAATTTGGAGGCGAAGGTCCGCACGCGCACGCGGCAACTCTCCAAGAGCCGCCGCTCGCTGAAGCGGTCGCTGGCCGAGCTGGAAGCGGCCTACCACGATCTGGCGGCGATGCAGGGGCAATTGATCCATTCCGAAAAGATGAGCTCGCTCGGCCAGCTCGTGGCCGGGCTGGCCCACGAGATCAACAACTCGATCAACGCGGTTTACAACGGCATCCAACCGCTGACCCAAAGCACCCACCGCTTGCAAGGCGCGCTCGCCCCGCTGCTGGCCGGCCAGCCTTTCGAGTGCGGCCCGGAGTCGCGCGACGAGATCGACCGGCTGTTTCGGCGGCTGTTTTCGCTGGCCACGGTCATCGAAAACGGCGCCACGCGCACCGCCCGCATCATCGCCGATCTAAAAACCTTCTCGCACCCCGGCAAAGAAGACTTCGACGATTTCGACTTGCACGAATCGCTCGACATGTGCCTCAACCTGTTGTTCAGCCAGGTCAAGCACCGCATCGTGCTGGAGCGCGACTATGGCCAGATCGACACGGTCCACGGGCCGCACGGCCATCTCAATCAGGTGTTCATGAACATTCTGAGCAACGCCGAACAGGCGATCGAAGGCGAAGGCCGCATCCTGGTGACGACCCGCGGCGACGGCGAGATGATCCGGGTTTCCATCCGCGACAACGGCCCCGGCATTCCCGACGACGTCAAGGGCCGCATTTTCGATCCTTTTTTCACGACCAAAGAACCGGGCCTGGGCACGGGACTGGGCCTGTCGATCAGCTACGGCATCATGCACAAGCTCGGCGGCACGATCGCCTGCCAGAGCTCGCCCGGCGACGGTGCCGAATTCATTGTCACTTTTCCTCGCCAGGCCGGCGTGCATGGCGGCGACCCGGGCCTTGGCTGCCGACCGGCCGGGGCCCTTTTTCCTACGGTAGGAGCCGATTATGAAACGAGACATCTTGTATGTTGA